In the genome of Neovison vison isolate M4711 chromosome 3, ASM_NN_V1, whole genome shotgun sequence, one region contains:
- the SERPINB2 gene encoding plasminogen activator inhibitor 2 → MEDLYVANTIFALNFFKHLANTSATPNLFFSPWSISSTMAMVYLGARGNTADQMAKVFQFDKVAQKTPVTPVNLTGCELMQQIQRGTYPEAILQAQAGAAVHSSFSSLSSAINASTGEYLLDSVNMLFGEQSARFKEEYMQLSKKYYSTEPQAVDFLERAEETRKKINSWVKTQTKGKIPDLLPEGSVDGDTKMVLVNAVYFKGKWKTPFEKKLNGLYPFRVNANQRKPVQMMYLRKELNIGYIGDLKTQILELPYAGDISMFLLLPDEISDVSTGLELLEDEITYDKFINWTSKDKLAEDDVEVYLPQFKLEERYELRSILQSMGMEEAFSQSRANFSGMSDNNDLFLSQVFHQATVDVNEEGTEATAGTGAIVSGRTGHGGPQFVADHPFLFFIMHKVTKNILFFGRFVSPEN, encoded by the exons ATGGAAGACCTTTATGTGGCCAACACAATCTTTGCCCTCAATTTTTTCAAGCATCTGGCAAATACTAGTGCCACCCCAAATCTCTTCTTCTCTCCGTGGAGCATCTCATCTACCATGGCCATGGTCTACCTGGGTGCCAGAGGCAACACTGCAGACCAGATGGCCAAG GTGTTTCAGTTTGACAAGGTTGCTCAGAAGACCCCAGTGACCCCAGTGAACCTCACCGGTTGTGAACTCATGCAACAGATCCAGAGGGGCACTTATCCTGAGGCCATTTTGCAG GCACAAGCTGGAGCGGCAGTCCACTCCTCGTTCAGCTCTCTCAGCTCGGCGATCAATGCGTCCACAGGGGAGTATTTACTGGACAGCGTCAATATGCTGTTCGGAGAGCAGTCGGCGAGGTTCAAGGAA GAATATATGCAACTCTCCAAGAAATACTACTCTACAGAACCCCAGGCGGTCGACTTCCTAGAACGTGctgaagaaaccagaaaaaagatTAATTCTTGGGTCAAGACTCAGACCAAAG GCAAAATCCCAGACTTGTTACCTGAAGGTTCTGTAGATGGGGACACCAAGATGGTCCTGGTGAATGCTGTCTACTTCAAAGGAAAGTGGAAAACTCCATTTGAGAAGAAACTGAATGGGCTTTATCCTTTCCGTGTGAATGCG aaTCAGCGCAAACCTGTACAGATGATGTACTTGCGTAAAGAACTGAACATTGGCTACATAGGTGACCTAAAGACTCAAATTCTAGAACTCCCATATGCTGGAGATATCAGCATGTTCCTGTTGCTTCCAGACGAAATCAGTGATGTGTCCACTGGCTTGGAGTTG CTGGAAGATGAAATAACCTACGATAAATTCATTAACTGGACCAGCAAAGACAAGCTGGCCGAAGATGATGTGGAGGTATACCTCCCTCAGTTCAAATTAGAAGAACGCTATGAACTCAGATCCATTCTCCAGAGCATGGGCATGGAGGAAGCCTTCAGCCAGAGCCGGGCCAACTTCTCAGGAATGTCTGACAACAATGACCTGTTTCTGTCCCAAGTGTTCCATCAAGCTACTGTGGACGTGAACGAAGAGGGCACGGAAGCAACTGCTGGCACCGGGGCCATTGTGTCAGGAAGAACTGGCCATGGAGGCCCACAGTTTGTGGCAGACCaccctttcctcttctttatcATGCACAAAGTCACCAAGAACATCCTCTTTTTTGGCAGGTTTGTTTCACCCGAAAATTGA